TCATGGGCGGGTTCACCGGCAGCACTCCGTTCCCGACCGTCCGGCAGCTCGGCGCGCTCGTCACCGCCCACGAGGTGCGCTACGCGCTGCTGACCAGCCGGCGTCCCGCCACTGCCACCACCCGCTGGGTGCGCTCCCACTGCGCCCGCATCCGCCCCACCGCATACGGCCTGCGCACTGACGGCAGCTTCACCCTCTACGACTGCGCCGCCCACAAGTGAGCGTCCGGAGGACAGGGTCAGTCGTCCCTGTCCTCCGGACCGACATCGCGGAACACACTTCTGTAGTCGCCGCTGCGGACGAGTTCGTCGACGACCTCGACCATCCCGGATATGCCCGGGTCGCGGACGATCAGACCGTCCCAGACATAGAAGTACCGGCCGTCCAGGCATTCACCGGTCCGTCTTCTCCGGTCCATGGTGCGGCGGACGTCGTCGAGGGTGTAGATCGTCCCCGACCAGCGCTCCCCGCTGTCGAAGATCACCCACATGTCGACGTCGTCGATCTCGTCGAGGGGTACTCCGTGATCGGGGACGAAGCAGATCTCGTAGCCGTCACGCTGCACGCGGTAGAACGCCCCGTCCCACACCAGATCGGCTCCTCAGCCACTCAGCCATCACGTCTGCCGGGCCGGCCCGGCCCGCCTCGAATGTATCGGCTCTGGCGGCGGTGCTTCCCCGATGTGGAGGCCTCCCCGGGTACAACGTACTTCGGCAACCGCATACAGCTCGCCGTCCAGCCTGACGAGGCGGCGGTCAAGGCATGGCACCAGCGCCTATGCCCTTTTCAGCGCGTCCCCCTAGGTCACCGCCCCCGCACCCATCGGCGCCGTCACCCGAATGGAGCAACGTGACGTGCCACCCGGATGGGTGAAGATCAAACTGGCTAGTGCCCCAACCGAGGCAATCCGTGAAAGGAAAATCGAATGCACATTCGACGAATCCTCGCCGCCGTCGCCGCCACGGCAGCCCTCGCCGGACTCGGACTCACAGGCGTCGCCACGGCCACCGCCGCCACGGCACAGGGTGCCCCGAGCGACGTCACCCCTTCCCAGTGCAAGCAGGGTGGTGGAGTAGCGGATCTGACGGACAACATGTGCAAGGGCGGCATGCACGACGGGCAGAGGGTCGACTAGCCCTCACCAGGGCGCCCCGCGGTCACGCGCCGCGGGGCGCTGCCGCCCGAGCGGACGTGAACGCGCCTCGGTGGGTCTCGGTGACGGTCACGCTGGGGGACGACCGTGTCGGAGTCGGTCACCTGGCCGTTGTGGACTCTGCGGGGCGCCGCCCGCTCAGCCCTGCCCCGGATCGCCGGCCGTCCGGCGCCGGTTCCGCTCGCGCTCGACGCGCCGCAGCGCGCGCCGCTGCCTGCCCGGCAGAGTCGCGGCCAACTGGCCCACGAGGGCGACGTCGTGGCCGTCGCCGTTCCGGTCACCCCGGCACCACCACACCGGCGGGCCGCCCGCGTCCGTCGCGCCCTCGTACCAGTCGCCCTCGGTGCCCGCGGGGCGGCGGTGCATGCCGATCCTGTGCTCCGGGCAGACCGGCCACACCTGCCACCGCAACTCCACGACGGTCGACTGCGCCGCATCCGCGACCACGTGCAGGACCGTCGCCGCGTCGTCCGGCTCCGGCGGGTCGTCCTCCTCGAGGTCGCACGCGTTGACCGGATTGCCGTGCCAACGGCCGTCGGACATCGCGACGTAGACCTGGTCCCTGTCGAACGCGCCCGGCGCCGAAGCCTCGCAAGCCGGCTGGACCATGAGGATCAGCGGGTCCTGACCCGGCAGGGTGGCCGTCAGATCGCGGTTGACCACGGCGAGCGCGGCCTCCAGCTTCGGCCACTGACCGGGCTCGGCCGGCCTGGGCTCCGGGAGCCGCCGCCGGCCGCGGCCGGGACCGATGCCCGCATGAGAGAAGTGGTTCACCCGGGCATCGTGCCATCCACGCCGACCTGGGCGGCATCCCCGGTCGAGCACCCGCGCCGCGCGGACATCGGCCCTCGCCCCGCTTGAGAGGTTCTTGACACAGCCGTAGGACTGAACAGCGCACACACGGCAACGAGCAGGTCGTGACACGCATAGCAATCGTCGCCCTGACCCTCGTCGCGGGAGTGCTCGCCGCCCTGGCCTCGGCCCGGCTCTCCGCCTGGTGGCTCTTCGCCGCCGTGCCGCTGGTGCTGCTGGGGCTGCTGGGCACCTGGGACCTGCTGCAACGCAAGCACTCGGTACTGCGCAACTATCCCGTCCTCGGCCACGCCCGCTTCCTCATGGAAGCGATCCGCCCGGAGCTGCAGCAGTACTTCATCGAGCGGAACTACGACGGCCGGCCCTTCGACCGGGACGTGCGCAGCATCGTCTACGAGCGCGCCAAGGGCACCGACGCCGAGGAGCCGTACGGCACCGAACGGGACGTCTACGAACCCGGCTACGAGTTCCTCGTACCGTCCATGGCACCGCGCCCGGTGCCGAAGTCACCCCCGCGCGTACGGATCGGCGGCCCGGACTGCGCGCGGCCGTACGACATGGCGCTGCTGAACGTGTCGGCGATGAGCTTCGGCTCCCTGTCGGCCAACGCGGTCCTGGCTCTCAACAGCGGCGCGGCCGCAGGGGGTTTCGCCCAGGACACCGGCGAGGGCGGGCTGTCGGAGTACCACCTGCGGCCGGGCGGCGACCTCGTCTGGGAGATCGGCACCGGGTACTTCGGCTGCCGGACCCGGGACGGCGACTTCGACCCGGCCGAGTTCGCCGACAAGGCGGCGCACGACCACGTCAAGTGCGTGTCCCTGAAACTCTCGCAGGGCGCCAAGCCCGGCATCGGCGGTGTGCTGCCGGGCGCCAAGGTGAACGCCGAGATCGCCCGGGTCCGAGACGTGCCCCAGGGACGCACCGTCATCTCCCCGCCGTACCACCGCGTGTTCTCCACTCCGCGGGAACTCGTCCGCTTCATCGCCCGCATGCGGGAGCTGTCCGGCGGCAAGCCGACCGGGTTCAAGCTGTGCGTGGGTTCGCGCCGGCAGTTCCTGGCCGTGTGCAAGGCGATGCTGGAGGAGGGCACCACGCCCGACTTCATCGTGGTGGACGGCGCCGAGGGCGGAACCGGCGCGGCCCCGCTGGAGTTCGCCGACCACGTCGGCACCCCGCTCACGGAGGGCCTGCTCACCGTGCACAACGCCCTCGTCGGCACGGGCCTGCGCGACCGGATCAAGGTCGGGGCGAGCGGCAAGATCGCCACCGGGACCGACCTCGTCAAGCGCCTGGTGCAGGGCGCCGACTACGGCAACGCGGCGCGGGCGATGATGTTCGCCGTCGGCTGCATCCAGGCGCAGAGGTGCCACACCAACACCTGCCCCACCGGCGTCACGACCCAGGACCCGCGCCGGGCCCGCGCCCTGGACGTGCGGGACAAGGCACCGCGCGTGCAGCGCTTCCAGGAGGCGACCGTGGCCAGCGCACTGCAGATCATGGCGTCCATGGGGGTCACCGACCCCGCCGAGCTGCGCCCGCACATGCTCCGCCGGCGCATCGACCCCATCACCGAACGCTCCTACGAGGAGCTGTACGAGTGGCTCGAGCCCGGGCAGTTGCTCGCCGGGCCGCCGGCCGCCTGGGCGGCCGACTGGAAGGCCGCCGACCCCGACCGTTTCGCCGTGTGACCCCACGACCGCATCCCAGGAGGATCTACGTGCCCCGTACCGTTGCCCAAGTCATCGTGGACGCGCTGAGCGAACTGGGCGTACGCCAGGTGTTCGGCGTCGTGGGAGACGCGCTCAACCCGCTCACGGACGCCATCCGCACCACCGACGGCCTGGAGTGGGTGGGCTGCCGCCACGAGGAGGCGGCGGCCTTCGCCGCGAGCGCCCAGTCGCAGCTCACCGACACGCTCGGCGTGTGCATGGGCACCGTCGGACCGGGTTCCGTGCACCTCCTCAACGGGCTCTACGACGCGGCCAAGAGCCACACCCCGGTGCTGGCCATCGCCGGCCAGGTCCCGCTCGCCGAACTCGGCAGCGACTACTTCCAGGAGGTCGACAACGACGCCCTCTTCAGCGACGTGGCCGTCTTCCGCGCGACCGTCACCTCGCCCGACCAACTGCCCCAGATGCTGGAGACGGCCGTGCGCCACGCACTGGGCCGCAAGGGCGTCGCGGTCCTCACCGTGCCGGGTGACCTGGGCGAGCGCGAACTGACCAGCGACCGGCCGGCGCGGTTCTCCCTGAACGCTCCGGTGAGCCGGCCGGACGAGTCCGCAGTCCGCCGCGCGGCGGAACTCCTCGACCGCTCCGAGCGCGTCACCCTCCTCGTCGGCGCAGGAGCCCGGGCCGCCCGCCAGGACGTCCTCGCCCTCGCCGACCGGCTGGCCGCGCCCATGGTGCTCACCCTGAAGGCCAAGGCCGGTTTCGAGGGCGACACCAACCCCTTCCAGGTCGGCCAGACCGGCCTGATCGGCAACCCCGCCGCGGCCAAGGCCCTCCAGGACGCGGACACCCTGCTCCTGCTCGGCACCGACTTCCCGTACCGGGACTGGTACCCCGAGGGCCGGACCGTGATCCAGGTGGACACCGAGGCCACCCACATCGGACGCCGGGTGCCGGTCGAGGTCGGGCTGGTGGGGGACACCGGCGCCACCGTACGCGACCTCCTCGGCCACCTCACCGCCCCGCCGGCCGGATCCGCCGACGCACGCGATCGCTCGCACCTGGAGAAGGCGCGTGAACGCTTCGACCAGTGGCGCGCCGGTCAGACCCGGCTGGCCGACCTCGCGCACGACAAGGGTGTCGTGGGCCGTATCCGGTCCGCGCTGGACAACCGCTCCCACGACATCCGTCCGGAGGCGCTGGCCGCGGCCGTCGACCGGGTCGCGGCGGAGGACGCCGTCTTCACCTCCGACACGGGCATGGCCACGGTGTGGCTCTCACGCTTCGTCGAAATGCGCGGCCACCGGCGCCTCATCGGCTCCTACAACCTGGGTTCGATGGCCAACGCCATGCCGCAGGCCCTGGGCGCCCAGAGTCTGGACCGTGAGCGACAGGTCGTGGCCTTCTGCGGTGACGGCGGACTGAGCATGCTCCTCGGCGACCTCATGACCCTGAAGACGTACCGGCTGCCCGTCAAACTCGTCGTCTTCGACAACCGCCGGCTGGGCATGGTGAAGCTCGAACAGGAGCAGGCCGGCCTGCCCGAGTTCGGCACGGTGCTGGACAACCCCGACTTCGCCGCCGTGGCCGAGGCCATGGGCATCACCGGCATCCGCGTGACCGACCCGGCCGACGTGGAGAACGCCGTACGACGCGCCTTCGACAGCCCGGGCCCGGTGCTGCTCGACGTCCTCACCAACCCCGACGAGATCGCCGTCCCGGCCAAGCCGACCGTCGAGCAGGGCTGGGGCTTCGCACTGGCCAAGGTCAAGGAAGTCGTGCGCAGCCATGGAGAGGCGGACTGACACCGACGCCGCCGGCTCGGTTCCCACCGGCGTCGGCGGGTACCGTCCCGGTCCAGGCCGTCCGTGCTGCGTGCACCGCGTGGCCGCTCCCGCGACGGACGGGTCAGTGCCCGCGAGCGCGAAGGCGGCGCAGCATGCGCGCGTCCTCGAAGCCGACCGCGCGAGCGGCGGCGTCGACCGTCGCGCCGTGGCAGATGAGGTGCTCGGCGCGCTCGAGCCGCAGAGTCTGCTGATAGCGCAGTGGGGTGAGGCCGCCGGTGGCCCGGGTGAAGAGGCGGGTGAGGGTGCGCTCGCTCACTCCCACGGTCGCGGCCAGCGTCGACAGGGGCAACGCCCGGTCGAAGCGGGCGTCGATCAGGTTCTGGGCGTGGTGCACGGTGTCGTCGAGGTGGGAGCGGTACCGGAGCATCGCGCTGGCCTGCGGCTCGTGGCCGTTGCGCCGCGCGTAGACGACCATGTCCCGCGCCACCTGGGCGGCGACGGCGGGGCCGTGCTGGTTGGCGATCAGGTGCAGGGCCAGGTCGATCCCGCTGGCGATGCCGGCTGAGGTGACCACCCGGTCGTCGGCGGTGTAGAGCACGTCGCGGACGACGGTGGCCCGGGGGTAGCGGCGTGCGAGCTCGTCCTGCACATCGTGGTGGGTGGTGCAGCGGCGGCCGTCGAGCAGCCCGGCCCGGCCGAGCGCCTCCGCGCCGGCGCAGACGCTCGCGACGGTTCCACCCCTGGCGTGGTGGTCCCTGAGCGCCCGCAGAGCGGCCGCGCCGATGTCAGGGCTGTCGACGAGAGCGAGGGACCGCCAGCCGGGCACCACGATCAGGTCCTCGGGCCGGAGTTCGGGCCAGTCGAGCCGGGCCACCAACGGCAGATCCTGGGCGGTGGGGACCACAGGCCGCTCGGCGATGTAGCTGAGCGTGTAGGGGTGCCCGAAGTCGGAGGCCGTGGAGAAGACCTGCGCGGGGCCTGCCAGGTCCAGCAGATGCACTCCGGGCACCAGAAGAAAGACGATGTGGTTCACGATCCGGTCATCATGCCTGAAGCTCGGCCGCCGCCTCCAGCTGCCCGACGGTGGTGATGGTGGCGAAGCGTCCGGCGAGGGCGTACTCGGTGCGCCTGATGATCTCCTCGGCGCTCAGCGTACGGGGGTCCGCCAGCAGCTCGGCCACGCTCTGGTCGGCGGGGGCGTCACGGTGCGGGATGGGGTTGGTCGCGGTGGCGTCGACGACGAACGCGACCCGGTAGCCGAGGTCGCTCGCCACGCGCGTGGTGGTCTCGACGCACTGCTCGGTCCGTATGCCGCACACCGTGAGCTCTCGGACGCCGTGCTCCGTGAGGAGCTGCTGCAGGTTGGTGGTGGTGAACGCGTTGTGCGAGGTCTTGTGGATCAGTGGTTCCGTGTCATGGCGCCGCAGCTCGTCCATCAGCCGGACGTGACCGAGGGCGGGGTCGAAGACATCGCCGCTGCCGGGCTCGGAGTGCAGCACCCACACCACCAGGTCGCCGGCCCGGCGGGCGAGGCGGACCAGTCGGTCGACCTGGTCGGCGATCTTGGGATCGGAGATGGTCTCCCACAGCGGGCGGGCGCGGAAGGATTCCTGGACGTCGATGACGATCAGTGCTCGGGTCATGCCCCCAGCCTGACCGAGGGGCCGGGGCGGCGGCAGGCCTCATCGCGTCCAGGTCCGGAACGATCCGGTCACGCCGGCGCCGGGCCCACTCGCCGCGTACTCGCGGCCACGTCCCGCCAGCGCGCCCTCCGCGCAGCTGAACGGTTCGCGCAACCGGTGCCCGGAGGCCGGGGGTCACCCCACGACGTGGAACTCGTCGCCACCGGCGTCAAGGAACTCCCCGGTTTTTTCCGAGGGTTGAGTGACCTCCAGCCGCAGCCTGTTCCGCGCCTCCTTCGGCGCCGCGGGCGGCCCCAGCACCAGCGAGACGGTACTGGTGGGCGTCCGGCGCAACCGGACGCCCCAGTCGTGGGACTCGACGGCATGCCAGTCGGCCCGTGACTGCCAGAAGGCCGACTGCGCGGAGCGGTCCCGCTCCGTGACGTCGAGGCAGATCGCGACGAGGCCGGACTCGGCGAGCACGCCCGGGTGGCCGGGACGCAGCACACAGAACTCGTTGCCCTCCGGATCGGCCAACACGTCCCACGGGACGTCCCCTTGGCCGATGTCGGCACGTGTCGCACCGAGTGCGAGCAGACGCGCCACCTCGTCCTCCCAGCCCGGCCCGCCGGCCAGGTCGAGGTGGAGCCGGTTCTTGCGCGCCGTCTTCGGCTGCGAGGTCGGCACGAAACTCAGCCGCAGACCGCACGTCCGACCGTGCGTCGCGGCAAGCCAGAAGCGGTTCATGCGCGCGACATCCAGCGCGTCGATCACTATCCCGGTCAGCATCCTGGTTCCTTCGAAGGCGTCGCACCCGACTCCCGCCCATTGTGGCCGCCGCCGGCCGGCCGGGTGCGGACACCGCCGGACGTCCGGCGCGGCCTTCGGGCGCGCACTCCCGCATGATGACCCGGGGGGGCGTCCCTTTGCCTTGAAAGATGCCGACCGGATTCGACGACACCGCCGAGCAGGCGGCCGGGCGACCGTCCCGTGACGGGCGGCCGGGCCTGCTTCAGGCGGAACGCAATGCTGCTCAAGTGCCGGAGTTCCGCCGTGCGATGGACGCGTTCGGGGCGGTGGCGAAGGCACACCACGCCCCGTAGGGCACGAGAGCCAGGGCCGCGGTCCGGTCGTGGCGCGCCTCACGGCTTTCCGCGACACCGACCGCCTCTGAGTGGCTCAGATCACATGCGTCGGACCGATCACTTCGCGCTTCTCTCCAGTCATATTCAGTGCACATCCGCTCAGCACACGACGATGGGATACGGACGAGATGACTGAGAGCGTGAAGGGCCCCGCCAGCTACTTCCCTTCCATCGAGAAGAAGTATGGCCGCCCCATAGCGGAGTGGAAGGAGCTCATCCGTTCATCGACCTTGACGAAGCACATGGAACTCGTCTCCTGGCTCAAAGCCGAACATGGACTCGGCCACGGTCACGCCAACGCTCTCGTCGCCCACACTCTCGCCGAGGAGAGCGGGAAGTAGACCGTCCGACCACACAGGCCCCGGCCCGAGGCCACCACACGCGCCAACCGGATTCCCCCAACCTTGCCCCTCACGCACCGCGGCACCGCCTCCTCGACTGCTGTGAGGGGCCTTTGGTCAGGGCGTGTCGCCGGCGTAGTACAAGCGGCAGACGATCCCCGGGCCCGGTGAGCGTGGCTCGTCGGCACTGGGGTCGTACAGGGCGCGGCCGCCGGGCCACCGCGACAGCTCGGTGGCCAGGGCGACACCCCCGTCGACTTCTTCCCTCGTCCAGCCGGTGATGTCCAGCAGCAGACCGTCCAGGGGCCCGCCGACGAGCGTCGCGTAAGTCCGTGTGGGCAGCGGGCCGGGGTGGGGGTCGTCGTGGTCGCAGCCGTAGACCCGACCACGCAGCACCTGTTCATCCCAGTTCATGCGACCAGCGTTCCAGGCCCCACTGACAATCCACCGTGATGGGGCGGGCGTCCCGTTGAGGGTGGTGAGGCCCCCAGCGTGCACGGCGTGGGGCTCACCGGCGGCGCACCGCCGTGCCGGTGAGAGAACGCTCTTTACCTCGCTGCTGGGCGCGGTCGGGACGGCCTCGGCCTCCCTGGTGAGCCTGACGTGCGACGGCACCCTGGGGACCGTGTCCACCGTGGATCCGATGGCGCGTGTACCCGCCAGGGCGGTGGCGGTGACGGCCGCCGTGGCGGCACCGTAGCGCAGCCACGGCCTGCGCGTGCCTGCCTGCTCGCTGATCGTCCTGGAACATCACCGACAGAAGCGGCCCATTGCCGACCGGCCCCTCGTGTCATCCGTTTGACGACACGATGTTTGTCATCCATTGGATGACGTGTTACAACAGTGCCTGTGAGGCGCATTGGCAGCAGTTACTGCCTGACTCTTCTGGAGGTGTTGTCCGATGTTGATGCGCACCGACCCCTTCCGTGAGCTCGACCGACTGGCCCAGCAGATGATGGGCCCAGGTACCTGGTCCCGGCCGTCCGCGATGCCGATGGACGCCTACCGCGAGGGGGACGAGTACGTGGTGGCCTTCGACCTGCCCGGTGTCAGTCCCGAGGCGATCGACATCGACGTCGAGCGGAACATGCTGACCGTGAAGGCCGAGCGTCGGCCCGTGGCGAAGTCCGACAGCGTCCAGATGGAACTCTCCGAGCGGCCACTGGGTGTCTTCTCCCGCCAGCTCGTGCTGGCCGACACCCTGGACACCGAGCGCATCGAGGCCGACTACGACGCAGGGGTGCTCACCTTGCGCATCCCGATCGCCGAACGCGCCAAGCCCCGCAAGATCGCCATCGGCGCCGGGTCCGACCGCAAGGAGATCTCCGGCTGAACCCGGGCGGCCCGGTCTGCCCCGCGCCCGTGCGTCCTGCTCCCGCCCCCCCCGCAGGGTTTGCCCGCGCTACATCGGCTCCCTGTCCCTCCTGCGGGGCCCGGACCACTCTCATTGATCACCCGTTCCCGGTGCCCGCGCACTCTGCCGGGCACCGGGCATACCGCCCTCGGCGAGAAAGGCGACGTCCAGCAGTGATCTCCGACCAGCGTGCACCCCTGCAGCAGCTGCCTGCGATGACGTACGAGCAGATGTTGGAGAAGGTCCGCTACGAAGGTGCCTACCCGACTCGGGAGCGGGCCGAGGAAGCAGTCCGCCTGGTCCTGGCGGGACTGGGACGCCAGGTGACGGGCGACGAACGCGTCGACCTGGCCGCCCGCCTCCCCCTGGAGGCCGCACGCATCTTCACCGCGCAGATCCCCGAGACCGGACCGCTGACCGGCTGGGCCTTCGTCAAGGACCTCGCCGGCCGGGCCGGCGCCCCTCTGGCCACCACCCGCTGGGACACCGGGTCCGTCCTCACCACCGTCGCCTCGCTGGCCGGCCCCGACCTGCTCACCCGAATCCTGGACAAGCTGCCCGGCGGCTACGCGCTTCTGTTCGGTCGCGCCGAACTCACCCGGGCCGCCTGACCCGGGTGCCGGGGGAGGAGTGAGCGCCCCTGCTCGCCGAAGATGGAGGTGCCCGTGAGGCCCCGCTCCCGGTGAGGGGGTGCGGGGCTTCGGCGACACGACAACACCGCTGAGGCGTGCTGCCGTTGATGATGGCTGGGCGCAGGCTCAAGGTGTCTGCGAAGCTGGTACTCAGGCATTAGGTCGTCCCAAACGGGCAGCCACGACCCCCCGGAGCCGTTAAAGCAGGCGTCCTGGTATGCGCCTGCCGGGGAATCAACTGCTGACGCCGGCCTGCCATTTGCGCCTGCGTAGCACGTAGTCGCTGAAAAGGTGCCGGCTGCGGTCCAGGAGCTGTCCCACCTCCGCCTCGCAGCCGCGCACGTCCGCTGACGGATGCCAGCGCTGTACGGACTGTCCGGCCCAGGTGCGCAGCTTCGCGTCCGGGTCGTCCAGCAGGCCGACCGCCGCGCGTAGCGTCACGATGCCGCCACGCGCGTCGAGCAGCCGGAACGCGCCGACGCGGACGTGCCGCGGCCGCTCGGAGCCGGTGCGCTGCAACAGCCAGTCGGCGGGCAGCTCCCGCGCCGAGGGCAACAGTGCGACGGCCGTCTCCCGGACCACGGCGGCGGCCGGGTCGTCGAGGAGCGGCCGCAGTTGCTCTACGACCACGCAGTCCAGTACCCGCAGCCCTGCCACCGCCCGTGCTCGCACCCCCTCCGCCCGGTGCGCGAGCAGGGGACGCAGCAGTTCGGCGTCCGCGCGGTTCCCGCACTCGGCCAGCCCGATGACCGCACCGGGCGGCAACGCCGGGTCGTCGGGTGACGAGCACCGTTCGCGGTACCAGGCCGTCGGACCACCCCCGTGCTGCCGTACGACGTATCGGGCACAGGCGCGCACGAGCGCGGAACGGTCACCGAGGAACGACTCCGCCCGCTTCGGCCACCCGGCCTGCCGCAGTCCGGTGACGCCGGCCGACCGGGTACGCGGGTTGCGTGCGGACAGCAGCGCAGGCAGGACGTCCTCGTACGCACCTTCATGTCCGAGCGCCGCGAGCGCCGCTGTGGCACAAAGGTCCTGGACCACGCTGTCCGCGTCCCGGGCAGCCGCACGGGCGAGTTCGACGGGGCTCAGCAGCCCGCCTTCGAGGGCCAGCCGATAGGCGAAGCGCCGGACGATCCGGTCGGGATCACCGAAGAGGACAGCGAGCTGCTCGAGGGACGCCTGACGCAGGACCCGCTCGAGCACACCGACGCCGAAGGCACCTCTGTCGCGACGGCCCAGACGGAGGATGAACGGAGCGAGGCCGACGGCGGAGTCGACACCCAGAGCCTCGTCCAGCGACTTCCGGGCCCGCTCGCGCACGGGCTCGGCCCAGTCGGCACAACGGATCACGACCAGCGGCAGCAGACCGGGGCAGCGAGCGGACTCCCGCAACGCCTCCTTACGGATACGCCCGTCGCGGTGACAGAGGGCGAGCGCGAGCCGTGACTCGCCGAGCCGGCTCAGATCGGCAGGCAGGGGAGCGGAGTGCTCCCAGTCCGGCAGCGACTGCGGGTGGTACCAGGCCACCTTGCGCACTCCCGCGTCCAGCGCCAGCCAGTCATCGGGGTCGGCGACATCAAGCGTGCTGTGCAGCGGCGCGTCCCGCGCCAGCCGTATCGCCGCCGCTGCCCCGTCGTTCCCCAGCATTCCCGCCCCTTCCGGCCGCCGTACTGGGCGATCGTAGAGTGCCGGGTTCGTGCGGGGCGCGCGTAAATGGCCCTTGATCGAAGGGGGCAGGGGAGAGCCGGAAGGTCTCGTGGCCGTCCGGTGTGCCCTGCTCAATCCTCTTCGCGCGCGACCCTCCGGCCCTCAGGCTCCCGCTCCTCACCGCGCGACTGGTCGAGGGCGCTGGAGACGGTGTCCGCGGCGCCGGAAGAGGGCTGGGAGGCGCGGGGCAGGGCTGCCGTGGACCTGTCCTGGGCACTGGAGTCGGGGGATTCGGTGAGTTCCGCCGGTTCGCGGGGGCCGGCTTCGAGGTCGAGGCGGTTGCAGTGTTCGGCGAACCGGAGGTAGGTGTCGACGCCGGCGATCACGACCCGCGTGTCGATCTTGAGGATTTCGATGCCGACCAGGGAGACGCGTGCGAAGGCGTCGATGACCAGTCCGCGGTCGACGACGAGTTCCAGCACGTCGTACAGGCCGCTGGAACCGCTCCCGCCGCCCTGCTGTGTCGCTATGGACATCGCGACCAACCCCTTGCTTGTCCGCTCCTGCGCACCGCCATGGCCGTCGAGCCCGGCCGGCACCAGCGCGCAGCCGTGCAGTCCCTCGCCCCCGGCGAGGCTTCCCCGGGGCGGGTAGCCCCCACGACCTGCCGCGAAACGCCCCTGAGGCGGGTCGGAGGGTCGGCGGGTCGGCGGGCTTCCGGGCCTTTGCCGGTGCTTTGCCTGCCCTGCAGGGGCATGTGCCTGTGCCTGGGCCTGGGCGTGTCTCGTCAGTCGTCGAGTGCTTGGGGGAGGGTGGCGTGACAGTCGATGACGGTGTCGATGCCGACGATGGTCAGGGTGCGTTGGACGGTGTGGGTGGGGCGGGCGAGGCGGAGCCGGCCACCGGTGTCGGTGAGGGCGCGGTGGGCGGCGATGAGGATGTTGATGCCGCTGGAGTCCATGAAGGTGACCTGGTGGAGGTCGACCACGACGCGGGAGCCGGGTGTGGTGATGGCGTCCAGGGCGTGGCGGAGGGTCTCGCCGGTGTGGTGGTCGATTTCCCCGGTGGGGGTCAGGACGTGGGTGCCGTCGATGGTGTGGGCCGCGACGGTGAGCCGGTCCGGCGGTGTGCTGGTGTGGGGGTCCGCCACTTCTTCCTCGGTCATGTGGGTGATACTGGCACGGCGTGTTCGTCGCCTGGAATCGTTGCCCCGCATATGCCAGGTGATGCGTGGATGAGATGAAGGCGACAGCGGGGTGTCAGGCGTCACCCTGCTTGGTGCGGGTATACGCGTCGGGTGATTGGGGTAGCGAAGGCGGCCGCGATGGAGTCAGTGCCCGTGGGGGAGGACGGCACCACGCCGGGTGAGCGGGTGATCCAGGCGACGGTGGCGTTGGACGGGGACGGGTCGGTGATCGCCCAGGCGCGTCATCGGGCGGCTGATTTCCTGGCGCGGGTGCAGTCGGTGCACGGGTTGCCGGTCTCGCAGCGGGCGATGGATCTGACCCAGTTGGTGGTCAGTGAGCTGGTCACCAATGCGCGTAAGTATGCTCCGGGGCCGGTTCTGCTGGATCTGAGGATCGTCGGGGACGCGGTGGAGGTCGTGGTGTGGGACTCCGATCCGGTGCTGCCGGTGGCCCGGGCCGCGGACGCCG
Above is a genomic segment from Streptomyces collinus Tu 365 containing:
- a CDS encoding FMN-binding glutamate synthase family protein; the encoded protein is MTRIAIVALTLVAGVLAALASARLSAWWLFAAVPLVLLGLLGTWDLLQRKHSVLRNYPVLGHARFLMEAIRPELQQYFIERNYDGRPFDRDVRSIVYERAKGTDAEEPYGTERDVYEPGYEFLVPSMAPRPVPKSPPRVRIGGPDCARPYDMALLNVSAMSFGSLSANAVLALNSGAAAGGFAQDTGEGGLSEYHLRPGGDLVWEIGTGYFGCRTRDGDFDPAEFADKAAHDHVKCVSLKLSQGAKPGIGGVLPGAKVNAEIARVRDVPQGRTVISPPYHRVFSTPRELVRFIARMRELSGGKPTGFKLCVGSRRQFLAVCKAMLEEGTTPDFIVVDGAEGGTGAAPLEFADHVGTPLTEGLLTVHNALVGTGLRDRIKVGASGKIATGTDLVKRLVQGADYGNAARAMMFAVGCIQAQRCHTNTCPTGVTTQDPRRARALDVRDKAPRVQRFQEATVASALQIMASMGVTDPAELRPHMLRRRIDPITERSYEELYEWLEPGQLLAGPPAAWAADWKAADPDRFAV
- a CDS encoding thiamine pyrophosphate-dependent enzyme; amino-acid sequence: MPRTVAQVIVDALSELGVRQVFGVVGDALNPLTDAIRTTDGLEWVGCRHEEAAAFAASAQSQLTDTLGVCMGTVGPGSVHLLNGLYDAAKSHTPVLAIAGQVPLAELGSDYFQEVDNDALFSDVAVFRATVTSPDQLPQMLETAVRHALGRKGVAVLTVPGDLGERELTSDRPARFSLNAPVSRPDESAVRRAAELLDRSERVTLLVGAGARAARQDVLALADRLAAPMVLTLKAKAGFEGDTNPFQVGQTGLIGNPAAAKALQDADTLLLLGTDFPYRDWYPEGRTVIQVDTEATHIGRRVPVEVGLVGDTGATVRDLLGHLTAPPAGSADARDRSHLEKARERFDQWRAGQTRLADLAHDKGVVGRIRSALDNRSHDIRPEALAAAVDRVAAEDAVFTSDTGMATVWLSRFVEMRGHRRLIGSYNLGSMANAMPQALGAQSLDRERQVVAFCGDGGLSMLLGDLMTLKTYRLPVKLVVFDNRRLGMVKLEQEQAGLPEFGTVLDNPDFAAVAEAMGITGIRVTDPADVENAVRRAFDSPGPVLLDVLTNPDEIAVPAKPTVEQGWGFALAKVKEVVRSHGEAD
- a CDS encoding GlxA family transcriptional regulator, whose translation is MNHIVFLLVPGVHLLDLAGPAQVFSTASDFGHPYTLSYIAERPVVPTAQDLPLVARLDWPELRPEDLIVVPGWRSLALVDSPDIGAAALRALRDHHARGGTVASVCAGAEALGRAGLLDGRRCTTHHDVQDELARRYPRATVVRDVLYTADDRVVTSAGIASGIDLALHLIANQHGPAVAAQVARDMVVYARRNGHEPQASAMLRYRSHLDDTVHHAQNLIDARFDRALPLSTLAATVGVSERTLTRLFTRATGGLTPLRYQQTLRLERAEHLICHGATVDAAARAVGFEDARMLRRLRARGH
- a CDS encoding isochorismatase family protein, with amino-acid sequence MTRALIVIDVQESFRARPLWETISDPKIADQVDRLVRLARRAGDLVVWVLHSEPGSGDVFDPALGHVRLMDELRRHDTEPLIHKTSHNAFTTTNLQQLLTEHGVRELTVCGIRTEQCVETTTRVASDLGYRVAFVVDATATNPIPHRDAPADQSVAELLADPRTLSAEEIIRRTEYALAGRFATITTVGQLEAAAELQA
- a CDS encoding VOC family protein, with product MLTGIVIDALDVARMNRFWLAATHGRTCGLRLSFVPTSQPKTARKNRLHLDLAGGPGWEDEVARLLALGATRADIGQGDVPWDVLADPEGNEFCVLRPGHPGVLAESGLVAICLDVTERDRSAQSAFWQSRADWHAVESHDWGVRLRRTPTSTVSLVLGPPAAPKEARNRLRLEVTQPSEKTGEFLDAGGDEFHVVG
- a CDS encoding tryptophan-rich sensory protein translates to MCTEYDWREARSDRSDACDLSHSEAVGVAESREARHDRTAALALVPYGAWCAFATAPNASIARRNSGT